Sequence from the Methanobacterium alkalithermotolerans genome:
TTTTGAAGAAGCTTTGAAATTACAGGATTAGAATTTATAATGGAAATAACTATCATAGAATAATCCGCAGTATTAAAAAAAGTTGGACATCCGGTTAATATTAAAGATATTTCCACTTAAGATGGTGAAAGATATGAATACAGTGATGGCTACAGGTACTTTTGACATAATACACCCGGGTCATGGTTTATTTTTAAAAGAAGCGAAAAAATTAGGGGGAAAAAACGCCAGACTGGTGGTGGTGTTGGCCAGAGATTCCACTGTTCGCTCCAAAAAAAGAGTGCCTATCGTAAGTGAAACCCAGCGTTTGGAAGTAGTAAAAATGCTAAAACCAGTGGATGAAGCTTATTTAGGCAGCGAAACAGACATGTTTGAAATAGTAGAAAAAATCAAGCCAGATATAATTGCTATAGGCCCTGATCAAAAGTTCAACATAATTGATTTGGAAAAATCCCTTGAAAAAAGAGGTCTTAATTGTGATGTAAAAAGAGTAAGTAAATATAGAAAAGCCACACTTGATAGTTCCTGTAAAATCATAAAAAAGATAAAAGAAATGAAATTCGATGAAAAAGCCTTTAAAAATTGTTAATATATATAGAAATATTCTATAAAATGGAATTACCTATAATTTAGGTATTATTTGAGGTAAATTTTCTTATTTTATTAAATATAAATGGTAAAAAAATTATCTTTTTTATTAAAATCACAGTATATGAATTTCTATTTCAGGAAAAACCTATTTAATGAAATGATAATCTTTAATTATATACTAAAATATAATTTAATCTGGTGAAAAAATGTTAAAAGTAGGTATTATTGGTGCAAGTGGTTATACTGGAGGCGAACTTCTTAGATTCTTACAAAATCATCCCCAGGTAGAAATTGTAGCCGTAACTTCCCGCCAATATCATGAAACCCCGATTAAAAAGATACATCCCCATTTAAGAGACAGTGATTTAGTATTCAAAGATATAGCTGCAAGTGCTATGGACGCAGACTTAATATTTACTGCGACTCCTCATGGAGCATCAATGAAACTGGTTCCTGAAATTTTGGAAACCGGGACCAGGGTTATTGATTTAAGTGGAGATTATCGCTTTGATGATGTTAAAACATATGAAAAATGGTATGGTTTTTCTCATGAAAACCCTCAAGAGGCAGTTTATGGGCTACCTGAACTTTATCGGGAGGAAATAAAAAAAGCCAATCTAGTTGCAAATCCGGGATGTTTTCCTACCGGAGCTTTAATGGCTACTTTACCTCTTGCCAAGGAAAAAATCGTGGAAAATGTAATAATAGACTCTAAAACAGGAGTCAGTGGTGCCGGGATAACCCCCACCTCAGTTACCCATTATCCTAACTGCAGTGATAATGTAACTCCCTATGCCATTATTAACCACCGTCACATGCCTGAAATTGAACAGGAACTTAGTAAAATATCCCCAGTAAAAGTTTCTTTTACCCCTCATCTGGTTCCAGTGATAAGAGGTATTTTAAGCACGGTGCATACCTTTTTAACTGAAGAAATTAGTAGTTCAGAGCTGGAATTAATTTACCAGAAGTATTTCCAGAAAGAACCATTTGTTAGAATACTGGAAGAAGGAGAAATACCTGCTTTAAGTGCAGTTAGGGGTTCAAATTACGCCCATGTAGGTTCTTTCCAGATTGATCAGCATGGAAGAGCTGTAATTATATCTGCCATTGATAATCTGGTAAAAGGTGCATCAGGGCAGGCCGTGCACAACATGAATTTAATGTGTGGATTTGATGAAAAAGAATCCCTGGATATTTATGGTATGCACCCTTAATTAATTTTCCCGGAAAAATGTGGAAATTAAGGGATAGAATATCCCTAATTATTTTTTATAGAATTTTTATTTATTCTTAATTTCTGCACCAATTAAAAACATCAAATAAGTATATGTATTATAAAAAATCAAAAACTTAATGATAAGATAAAATATATGTTTTTTAAATTTTTTTAAAATGAAATTTATATAATTATATTCAAATACAAAATAAGGATAATAAGGTGTTTTAAATGAAAACGGTGGTCTTGTACTATTCCCGAAGTAGAAAAACTGCTTCAGTAGCTGAAACTATTGCTCAGGAACTTTCAGCAGATATAGTAGAAATAAAAGATTTGAAAGACAGATCTAGTTTTTTTAGCTACTTAAATGCTTCGATTGATGCTTTAAGGGAAAATAAAACTAAAATAAGCCCTGAAAATATAGATCTTAGCGATTATGGCCTGATATATATTGGTTCACCTACCTGGGCAGGTAAACCTGCTCCGGCTATGCTGAGTTTAATTGACAGTTGTGATTTTCAGGGCAAAGATGTGATCCTGTTTACTACTATGGGTAGTCAAGGTGGGCGCACGGTTATAAAAAGAATGCAAGAAAAAATAAAAGCCAGAGGCTCACGAATGGTTAATTTCTTAATCATAAAAACCGGGGGTAAAGAAATAAGTGAAATAAAAGAGGATACCCGGAAAAAAATTGATGAATTAGACCTTAAAATTTATGGAATTTAACAATAACAAACCAGAAAAATCCAAATAAAAAAAAATGGGATCTGATAAACGGTGATTCAATGATAGAACGGATTTTAGAAAATTACAAGCCATTAATTGCAATCCCGGTGGCCATAGTAATAATTGCCTTACTATTAATTGCATTTAATGGATTAAATCAGGGAATTGATCTAAAAGGAGGATCTATAGTAGATTTAAATTTAGAAACCCCTATTTCAGCAAGTGAATTAGAATCAGTGATAAAGGAAGGTCTTGATATTAACGAAGTAAAAGTATCATCCATTAATTCTGAAGAAGCTTCCATTGAAATTGGGACTGATACAGATGTAGTTACCTTAACTAATATTCTCCAAGGTAAAGCAACAATTAGCAGTTTTAAATCCATAGGACCTGTTTTAGGAGAAGAAGCTCTAAATCAAGTGTACTGGGCATTGGCGTTTGCTTTTTTATTCATGTCCATCACAGTATTTATCATATTTAGAACTTTCGTCCCTTCCATGGCAGTTATTCTGGCCGGGCTTTCTAATATAATAATAGCAGTGGGAGGAATGTCCTTATTTAGTATACCTCTATCCATTGCATCAGTAGGGGCACTGCTAATGCTTATTGGTTTTAGTGTGGATACAGACATACTTCTCACCACCCGGTTGATTAAACAAAAAAAAGGTACGGTAACTGAAAGATCCATTAATGCAATTAAAACTGGTTTAACCATGTCTATAACTGCTATTGCAGCAATGGCATCATTATACATTGTTACCGTCGTTTTTATACCTCAAGCAGATGTATTAAGTAATATAGCCGCAGTATTGATAATTGGTCTGACTGCAGATATTTTCATTACCTGGCTTATGAATTTAGGAATACTGCGCTGGTATCTGGAGGTTCGAAGATGAAAAATAAAGGATTTTCAGAATTCATTAAAGATCGCCGGGTAATTTTATTCATAATCCTGGTGATTGGAAGTTTATTTGCCATATCAACTTTAGGTATCCAGCAGGGTCTGGACCTGAAAGGAGGATCATTAATCCAGATAGAATTAGAAGAACCAGTGGACGCGGCCACCATGAATACAGTGACCAGTGTTCTGGATAGGCGTTTAAATATTTTCGGAGTAAGAGATGTTATAGTTCGAGCCAGTGGGAATCAAAATGTTCTGGTAGAAATTGCCGGGGTTCAGCCCAATGAGGTATCAGAAATTATAGGATCTCCCGGAAAATTCGAAGCAAAAATTGGAAATGAAACTGCTTTAAGAGGTACCGATATTGTAAATGTGCAGCCTTACCAGATTACAGGGACCCAATGGTCTGTACCATTTAAAATATCCACCGAAGGTGCACGTGAATTTGCAGAAATTGCCCGGGGAAAAGCAGGACAACCAGTGGATATGTACCTTGATGATGAATTAATATCCTCACCAGAATTAGATCCTGGTCTGGCAACAGGTACTGCTTCTACTGAAGTTCAGATAACCGGAACTGAACCTACCAGGGAACAGGCTGAAATTAAGGCCAAAGAAATCCAGACCGTGTTACAATCTGGTGCCCTTCCAGTTCAGGTTAGAATTGTGGGAGTTAGCAGTGTTTCTGCTGAGTTGGGAGAAGAATTTGTGCAGGGAGCTTTAATAGCCGGTTTGCTGGCAGTTATAGCCATATCTGCCATTATCCTCATCAGATACAGGGCCCCTATACTGGTAATACCTATCATGTTCACTGTTTTAGCTGAGGTGATATTGATACTGGGATTTGCATCTATCATCCGTTGGAACATGGATCTAGCTGCTCTAGCAGGGATTATCGCTGCAGTGGGTACTGGTGTTGATGATCAGATAATTATCACTGACGAAGTCCTAAAAGGCCGTAGAGTAAAAGAAAGAAGAAGTTCGGGAACACGTATGAAAATCAAGAATGCATTCT
This genomic interval carries:
- the argC gene encoding N-acetyl-gamma-glutamyl-phosphate reductase gives rise to the protein MLKVGIIGASGYTGGELLRFLQNHPQVEIVAVTSRQYHETPIKKIHPHLRDSDLVFKDIAASAMDADLIFTATPHGASMKLVPEILETGTRVIDLSGDYRFDDVKTYEKWYGFSHENPQEAVYGLPELYREEIKKANLVANPGCFPTGALMATLPLAKEKIVENVIIDSKTGVSGAGITPTSVTHYPNCSDNVTPYAIINHRHMPEIEQELSKISPVKVSFTPHLVPVIRGILSTVHTFLTEEISSSELELIYQKYFQKEPFVRILEEGEIPALSAVRGSNYAHVGSFQIDQHGRAVIISAIDNLVKGASGQAVHNMNLMCGFDEKESLDIYGMHP
- a CDS encoding protein translocase subunit SecF codes for the protein MIERILENYKPLIAIPVAIVIIALLLIAFNGLNQGIDLKGGSIVDLNLETPISASELESVIKEGLDINEVKVSSINSEEASIEIGTDTDVVTLTNILQGKATISSFKSIGPVLGEEALNQVYWALAFAFLFMSITVFIIFRTFVPSMAVILAGLSNIIIAVGGMSLFSIPLSIASVGALLMLIGFSVDTDILLTTRLIKQKKGTVTERSINAIKTGLTMSITAIAAMASLYIVTVVFIPQADVLSNIAAVLIIGLTADIFITWLMNLGILRWYLEVRR
- a CDS encoding preprotein translocase subunit SecD, whose amino-acid sequence is MKNKGFSEFIKDRRVILFIILVIGSLFAISTLGIQQGLDLKGGSLIQIELEEPVDAATMNTVTSVLDRRLNIFGVRDVIVRASGNQNVLVEIAGVQPNEVSEIIGSPGKFEAKIGNETALRGTDIVNVQPYQITGTQWSVPFKISTEGAREFAEIARGKAGQPVDMYLDDELISSPELDPGLATGTASTEVQITGTEPTREQAEIKAKEIQTVLQSGALPVQVRIVGVSSVSAELGEEFVQGALIAGLLAVIAISAIILIRYRAPILVIPIMFTVLAEVILILGFASIIRWNMDLAALAGIIAAVGTGVDDQIIITDEVLKGRRVKERRSSGTRMKIKNAFFIIFAAASTLIAAMLPLAYVGFSRGYTGIGVLSGFAFTTIIGVVIGILITRPVYAKFIETMMDIKGQK
- a CDS encoding adenylyltransferase/cytidyltransferase family protein, encoding MNTVMATGTFDIIHPGHGLFLKEAKKLGGKNARLVVVLARDSTVRSKKRVPIVSETQRLEVVKMLKPVDEAYLGSETDMFEIVEKIKPDIIAIGPDQKFNIIDLEKSLEKRGLNCDVKRVSKYRKATLDSSCKIIKKIKEMKFDEKAFKNC
- a CDS encoding flavodoxin family protein, producing the protein MKTVVLYYSRSRKTASVAETIAQELSADIVEIKDLKDRSSFFSYLNASIDALRENKTKISPENIDLSDYGLIYIGSPTWAGKPAPAMLSLIDSCDFQGKDVILFTTMGSQGGRTVIKRMQEKIKARGSRMVNFLIIKTGGKEISEIKEDTRKKIDELDLKIYGI